The following are encoded in a window of uncultured Pseudomonas sp. genomic DNA:
- a CDS encoding NADP(H)-dependent aldo-keto reductase has product MDYRQLGRSDIKVSSLCLGTMTWGEQNSTSEGFAQIERAKAYGINFIDTAEMYPVPPRAETYSKTEQIIGDYFKQRGDRADWVLASKIAGPGNSISHIRDGQLKHNRAHIVAALDASLKRLQTDWIDLYQLHWPERPTNYFGQLGYRHQDSEFTPLEETLEALDEQVRAGKIRHIGLSNETPWGTMKFLQLAEERGWPRSASIQNPYNLLNRSFEVGLAEIAIHEQCGLLAYSPLAFGMLSGKYANGARPANARISLFSRFTRYTNPESEAACARYVALAHEHGLDPAQMALAFVTAQPFVTSNIIGATSLEQLDSNLASSELKLSAEVLAGIEAIHTAQPNPAP; this is encoded by the coding sequence ATGGATTACCGCCAACTCGGCCGCAGCGACATCAAGGTCAGCAGCCTGTGCCTCGGCACCATGACCTGGGGCGAACAGAACAGCACCAGCGAGGGCTTCGCCCAGATTGAACGAGCCAAGGCCTACGGAATAAATTTTATCGACACCGCCGAGATGTACCCGGTACCGCCACGCGCTGAAACCTACAGCAAGACCGAGCAGATCATTGGTGACTACTTCAAGCAGCGCGGCGATCGTGCTGACTGGGTACTGGCGAGCAAGATTGCCGGCCCCGGCAACAGCATCAGCCATATCCGCGACGGCCAGCTGAAGCACAACCGGGCGCACATCGTGGCCGCCCTGGATGCCAGCCTCAAGCGTTTGCAAACCGACTGGATCGACCTGTATCAGCTGCACTGGCCAGAACGCCCGACCAACTATTTCGGTCAACTCGGCTACCGCCACCAGGACAGCGAGTTCACCCCACTGGAGGAAACCCTCGAAGCCCTCGATGAGCAGGTCAGGGCTGGCAAAATCCGCCACATCGGCCTGTCCAACGAAACCCCCTGGGGCACCATGAAATTCTTGCAGCTGGCTGAAGAGCGCGGCTGGCCACGCAGCGCTTCAATCCAAAACCCCTACAACCTGCTCAATCGCAGTTTCGAGGTGGGCCTCGCCGAAATCGCCATCCACGAGCAATGCGGCTTACTGGCTTATTCACCACTGGCCTTTGGCATGCTCAGCGGCAAATATGCAAACGGCGCACGCCCGGCCAATGCACGCATTAGCCTGTTCAGCCGCTTTACCCGCTACACCAACCCAGAGTCGGAGGCAGCCTGCGCCCGCTACGTCGCCCTGGCACACGAACATGGCCTGGACCCCGCACAAATGGCCTTGGCTTTTGTGACAGCACAGCCGTTCGTTACCAGCAACATCATCGGTGCCACCAGCCTGGAGCAACTGGACAGCAACCTCGCCAGCAGCGAGCTAAAACTCTCAGCCGAAGTACTGGCCGGTATCGAGGCCATCCACACAGCTCAGCCCAACCCTGCCCCATAA
- the rplM gene encoding 50S ribosomal protein L13 has product MKTFTAKPETVKRDWFVVDAAGQTLGRLATEIASRLRGKHKAEYTPHVDTGDYIVVINAEQIRVTGAKTTDKMYYSHSGFPGGIKSINFEKLIAKAPERVIETAVKGMLPKNPLGRDMYRKLKVYAGAAHPHTAQQPQELKF; this is encoded by the coding sequence ATGAAAACTTTTACTGCTAAACCGGAAACAGTTAAGCGCGACTGGTTCGTCGTCGACGCTGCTGGTCAGACCCTGGGTCGTCTGGCCACCGAAATCGCGAGCCGTCTACGTGGCAAGCACAAGGCTGAATACACTCCGCACGTTGATACCGGCGACTACATCGTCGTAATCAATGCTGAGCAGATTCGTGTTACTGGTGCCAAGACCACTGACAAGATGTACTACTCCCACTCCGGTTTCCCGGGCGGCATCAAGTCGATCAACTTCGAGAAGTTGATCGCTAAAGCCCCTGAGCGCGTGATCGAGACCGCGGTTAAAGGCATGCTGCCTAAGAATCCGCTGGGTCGCGACATGTATCGTAAGCTGAAAGTCTATGCGGGCGCTGCTCACCCCCATACTGCTCAGCAGCCCCAAGAACTGAAGTTTTAA
- the rpsI gene encoding 30S ribosomal protein S9: protein MSATQNYGTGRRKTATARVFLRAGTGKISINNRTLDGFFGRETARMVVRQPLELVEMTEKFDVFITVVGGGVSGQAGAIRHGITRALMDYDEALRPALRKAGFVTRDAREVERKKVGLRKARKRPQYSKR from the coding sequence ATGTCGGCGACTCAAAATTACGGCACTGGCCGTCGCAAGACTGCAACCGCTCGCGTTTTTCTGCGTGCTGGTACTGGCAAAATCTCCATCAACAACCGCACTCTTGACGGTTTCTTCGGTCGCGAAACTGCCCGCATGGTAGTTCGTCAGCCGCTGGAACTGGTTGAGATGACCGAGAAGTTTGATGTGTTCATCACCGTTGTTGGTGGTGGTGTAAGTGGTCAGGCTGGCGCAATTCGCCACGGTATCACTCGTGCACTGATGGACTACGACGAGGCTCTGCGTCCTGCTCTGCGTAAAGCAGGCTTCGTGACTCGCGATGCCCGTGAAGTTGAACGTAAGAAGGTTGGTCTGCGTAAAGCGCGTAAGCGTCCGCAGTACTCCAAGCGTTAA
- the petA gene encoding ubiquinol-cytochrome c reductase iron-sulfur subunit, with amino-acid sequence MSNDGVNAGRRRFLVAATSVVGAAGAVGAAVPFVGSWFPSAKAKAAGAPVKVNVSKIEPGQQMVAEWRGQPVFIVRRTEEILSNLAKHEGQLADFDSKASEQPSYVDPKTRSIKPELLLLVGLCTHLGCAPSFRPEVAPADLGAEWVGGYFCPCHGSRYDLAGRVYKGQPAPLNLPVPPHTYETDDVIIIGVDQEQA; translated from the coding sequence ATGAGCAATGACGGCGTGAATGCAGGCCGGCGTCGCTTTCTGGTAGCGGCCACCTCTGTGGTGGGCGCTGCAGGAGCGGTGGGTGCCGCGGTCCCGTTCGTAGGGTCCTGGTTCCCAAGCGCCAAGGCTAAAGCTGCCGGAGCACCCGTTAAGGTGAACGTCAGCAAAATTGAGCCGGGCCAGCAGATGGTGGCGGAATGGCGGGGGCAGCCGGTGTTTATCGTGCGCCGTACCGAGGAGATCCTCAGTAACTTGGCAAAGCACGAAGGCCAGCTTGCTGATTTCGACTCCAAAGCATCCGAGCAACCGAGCTATGTCGATCCGAAAACCCGCTCGATCAAGCCAGAGCTGCTGTTACTGGTAGGTTTGTGCACGCACCTGGGTTGTGCGCCGTCGTTCCGTCCGGAAGTCGCTCCTGCTGACCTCGGCGCTGAGTGGGTGGGTGGTTACTTCTGCCCTTGCCACGGCTCACGCTACGACCTCGCTGGTCGCGTGTACAAGGGACAGCCTGCGCCCTTGAACCTGCCGGTGCCGCCGCACACGTACGAGACGGATGATGTGATCATCATCGGTGTGGATCAGGAGCAAGCATGA
- a CDS encoding cytochrome bc complex cytochrome b subunit: MSKFMEWVDARFPATKMWEDHLSKYYAPKNFNFFYFFGSLALLVLVNQIVTGVWLTMSYTPSAEEAFASVEYIMRDVEYGWILRYLHSTGASAFFVVVYLHMFRGLLYGSYQKPRELVWIFGMLIYLMLMAEAFMGYLLPWGQMSYWGAQVIISLFGAIPVIGADLTQWIRGDYLISGITLNRFFALHVVALPIVILGLVVLHILALHEVGSNNPDGVDIKKNKDENGIPLDGIAFHPYYTVKDIVGVVVFLFIFCFVIFFFPEMGGYFLEKPNFEAANPFKTPEHIAPVWYFTPFYAILRAVPDKLLGVIAMGGAIAVLFVLPWLDRSPVKSMRYKGWMSKVWLLIFCVSFVILGVLGVLSPTPGRTLLSQVCTFLYFAYFILMPFYTKLEKTKPVPERVTG; the protein is encoded by the coding sequence ATGAGTAAATTCATGGAATGGGTTGATGCGCGCTTTCCCGCGACCAAGATGTGGGAAGACCATCTGTCCAAGTACTACGCACCAAAGAACTTCAACTTTTTCTACTTCTTCGGCTCCCTGGCGCTGCTGGTGCTGGTTAACCAGATTGTGACTGGTGTCTGGCTGACCATGAGCTACACCCCGTCGGCTGAAGAGGCGTTTGCTTCGGTCGAATACATCATGCGTGATGTGGAGTACGGCTGGATCCTGCGCTACCTGCACTCCACTGGCGCTTCGGCGTTCTTCGTGGTGGTCTACCTGCACATGTTCCGCGGTCTGCTCTATGGCTCCTACCAGAAGCCGCGTGAGCTGGTGTGGATCTTCGGCATGTTGATCTATCTGATGCTGATGGCTGAAGCCTTTATGGGCTATCTGCTGCCATGGGGGCAAATGTCCTATTGGGGCGCCCAGGTGATCATCTCGCTGTTCGGTGCCATTCCGGTGATCGGTGCGGACCTGACGCAGTGGATCCGTGGTGACTACCTGATCTCGGGTATTACCCTGAACCGCTTCTTCGCCTTGCACGTTGTGGCGCTGCCCATCGTGATTCTGGGTCTGGTAGTGCTGCACATTCTGGCGCTGCACGAAGTCGGCTCGAACAACCCGGACGGCGTCGACATCAAGAAGAACAAGGACGAGAACGGCATTCCGCTCGACGGCATCGCCTTCCACCCTTACTACACCGTGAAAGATATCGTCGGTGTCGTGGTGTTCCTGTTTATCTTCTGCTTCGTGATCTTCTTCTTCCCGGAAATGGGTGGTTATTTCCTCGAGAAGCCGAACTTTGAAGCGGCCAACCCGTTCAAGACGCCTGAACACATCGCTCCAGTTTGGTACTTCACGCCGTTCTACGCGATTCTGCGCGCGGTGCCGGACAAGCTGCTGGGTGTAATTGCCATGGGCGGCGCTATTGCCGTGCTGTTCGTGCTGCCGTGGCTGGACCGTAGTCCAGTCAAGTCGATGCGTTACAAGGGCTGGATGAGCAAGGTCTGGTTGCTGATCTTCTGTGTGTCCTTCGTGATTCTCGGCGTGTTGGGTGTGTTGTCGCCAACGCCAGGCCGTACGCTGCTGTCGCAGGTATGTACCTTCCTGTACTTCGCGTATTTCATCCTGATGCCGTTCTATACCAAACTCGAGAAGACCAAACCGGTTCCGGAAAGGGTGACTGGCTGA
- a CDS encoding cytochrome c1, which yields MKKLFAALVIVAMPALALGAAGNYPLDKVDIDLTDKAALQDGARTFANYCMGCHSAQYQRYERVADDLGIPHEVMLDNLVFTGAKIGEHMKIGMQPSDAKAWFGAAPPDLTLVARVRGNDWLYTYLRTFYEDTTRPLGANNKVFPNVGMPNVLVGLQGRQYIGCKQVQVVEDGKKLFDPLTGTPITHEACDQLTVEPKTGQLSTEEFDEKVQNLVAFLAYSANPVKLKSQRIGTYVLLYLAFFFVFAYLLKREYWKDVH from the coding sequence ATGAAGAAGCTATTTGCTGCACTCGTAATCGTCGCAATGCCGGCCTTGGCCTTGGGCGCTGCAGGTAACTATCCGCTGGATAAAGTGGATATTGATCTCACCGACAAAGCTGCTTTGCAGGATGGTGCGCGTACGTTCGCCAACTACTGCATGGGCTGCCACTCGGCGCAGTATCAGCGTTATGAGCGTGTTGCTGATGATCTGGGTATTCCGCATGAAGTCATGCTGGATAACCTGGTGTTCACTGGCGCGAAGATTGGCGAGCACATGAAAATTGGCATGCAGCCATCCGATGCCAAAGCCTGGTTCGGTGCGGCGCCGCCTGATCTGACGCTGGTTGCCCGTGTGCGTGGTAACGACTGGTTGTACACCTACCTGCGTACCTTCTATGAAGACACCACGCGTCCGCTGGGTGCCAACAACAAGGTGTTCCCGAACGTCGGTATGCCGAACGTGTTGGTTGGGTTACAGGGCCGTCAGTACATCGGTTGCAAGCAGGTGCAAGTGGTTGAGGATGGCAAGAAGCTGTTCGATCCGCTGACCGGCACGCCGATTACCCATGAGGCCTGTGATCAGTTGACTGTTGAGCCTAAGACCGGCCAGTTGAGCACTGAGGAGTTCGATGAGAAGGTCCAGAACTTGGTGGCCTTCCTCGCTTACTCGGCCAACCCGGTTAAGTTGAAAAGTCAGCGTATCGGTACCTACGTTCTGCTGTATCTTGCCTTCTTCTTCGTGTTCGCTTATTTGCTTAAGCGCGAGTACTGGAAGGACGTGCATTAA
- a CDS encoding glutathione S-transferase N-terminal domain-containing protein, with translation MAVANRLACYSDPADHYSHRVRIVLAEKGVSAEIISVEKGRYPAGLLEVNPYASLPTLVDRDLALYESTVVMEYLDERYPHPPLLPVYPVARANSRLLIHRIQRDWCAQVDLILDPRSKEPARALARKELRESLTGVSPLFADKAYFLSEELSLVDCCLLPILWRLPVLGIELPKPAKPLLDYMDRQFAREAFQASLSPAERDMR, from the coding sequence ATGGCCGTAGCCAATAGGTTGGCCTGTTACTCTGACCCCGCCGATCACTATTCCCACCGTGTACGTATCGTGCTCGCCGAGAAGGGTGTCAGCGCCGAGATCATTAGTGTCGAAAAGGGTCGTTACCCGGCCGGGTTGCTGGAGGTTAATCCCTACGCTAGCTTGCCTACACTGGTGGACCGTGACTTGGCTCTGTATGAGTCGACAGTGGTGATGGAGTACCTGGATGAGCGTTACCCGCATCCGCCGCTGTTGCCGGTGTACCCGGTGGCTAGGGCCAATAGCCGTCTGCTGATTCATCGCATTCAGCGTGACTGGTGCGCTCAGGTGGATCTGATTCTTGATCCGCGCAGTAAAGAGCCGGCCCGTGCGCTGGCGCGCAAGGAGTTGCGTGAAAGCCTGACGGGCGTGTCGCCGCTGTTTGCCGACAAGGCGTACTTCCTCAGTGAGGAGCTGAGCCTGGTGGACTGCTGCCTGTTGCCGATTCTTTGGCGCTTGCCTGTGTTAGGCATCGAGCTGCCAAAGCCGGCCAAGCCGCTGCTTGACTACATGGATCGTCAGTTTGCTCGTGAAGCGTTCCAGGCCAGTCTGTCGCCTGCCGAACGCGATATGCGTTAA
- a CDS encoding ClpXP protease specificity-enhancing factor: MKSSRPYLVRALYEWIVDNDCTPHLLVNAEFAGVQVPSGFASDGQIVLNVSPTAVRHLHMDNEAVSFEGRFAGVPQSLYVPAAAVLAIYARENGQGMVFDSESSMLDGGEIDDPDDQGPPDDEPPRPSGRPSLKVVK; encoded by the coding sequence ATGAAGTCGAGTCGTCCTTATCTGGTGCGTGCCCTCTATGAATGGATCGTGGACAACGACTGCACGCCGCATTTGCTGGTGAATGCCGAGTTTGCCGGTGTGCAAGTGCCGAGCGGCTTTGCCAGTGATGGGCAAATTGTCCTGAATGTTTCGCCCACTGCCGTGCGTCATCTGCATATGGATAACGAGGCGGTGAGCTTTGAGGGGCGCTTTGCTGGGGTTCCGCAAAGCTTATATGTGCCTGCAGCTGCCGTATTGGCGATTTATGCGCGGGAGAATGGTCAGGGTATGGTCTTTGATTCTGAGTCGTCGATGCTCGATGGTGGCGAAATCGACGATCCGGACGACCAGGGTCCGCCGGATGATGAGCCGCCACGCCCAAGTGGTCGGCCGAGTCTGAAAGTGGTCAAGTAA
- a CDS encoding BON domain-containing protein encodes MTRSPLLLAGLALTLALAGCGNRSVGNKIDDQFIAPEVSANVARAHIDLTSPTSHIVVTSYNGVVLLAGQTPRNDLKGMAEQAARRVNNVSKVHNELQVLKPTSLLVRSNDSLLTSRIKTQMLADSSVPGSRIKVITENGVVFMLGLVSKAEAVHATNLVQSVSGVQKVVKLFQYTN; translated from the coding sequence ATGACCCGTTCACCACTACTGCTTGCCGGCCTGGCACTGACCCTCGCCTTAGCTGGCTGCGGCAATCGCAGCGTCGGCAACAAGATCGACGACCAGTTTATCGCCCCGGAAGTAAGCGCCAACGTAGCCCGTGCGCATATCGACCTGACCAGCCCGACCTCACACATCGTGGTCACCAGCTACAACGGTGTGGTGCTATTGGCCGGACAGACTCCGCGCAACGACCTGAAAGGCATGGCCGAACAAGCCGCACGCAGGGTCAATAATGTCAGCAAGGTGCACAACGAGCTGCAGGTGCTCAAGCCAACCTCATTACTGGTACGCAGTAACGACTCACTCCTGACCAGCCGCATCAAGACCCAGATGCTTGCCGACAGCAGCGTCCCCGGCTCACGTATCAAGGTAATCACCGAGAACGGCGTCGTGTTTATGCTCGGCCTGGTTTCCAAAGCCGAAGCTGTCCACGCCACCAACCTGGTGCAGAGCGTGTCAGGGGTGCAAAAAGTGGTGAAGCTGTTCCAGTACACCAACTGA
- a CDS encoding phosphoheptose isomerase, whose protein sequence is MDMQARIRQHFQASIETKQQAMEVLIPFIEQGSQAMVQALLSEGKILTCGNGGSAGDAQHFSSELLNRFERERPSLPAIALTTDSSTITSIANDYSYNEIFSKQIRALGQPGDVLLAISTSGNSANVIQAIQAAHDREMTVVALTGRDGGGMASLLLPEDVEIRVPAKVTARIQEVHLLAIHCLCDLIDCQLFGSEE, encoded by the coding sequence ATGGACATGCAAGCCCGCATTCGCCAACATTTCCAAGCCAGCATTGAAACCAAGCAACAGGCTATGGAAGTGCTCATCCCCTTTATCGAGCAAGGCAGCCAGGCCATGGTCCAGGCATTGCTCAGCGAGGGCAAAATCCTCACCTGCGGCAACGGCGGCTCGGCCGGCGATGCCCAGCATTTCTCCTCAGAGCTGCTCAACCGCTTTGAGCGCGAGCGCCCCAGCTTGCCGGCTATCGCCCTGACCACCGACAGCTCGACTATCACCTCGATTGCCAACGACTACAGCTACAACGAGATATTTTCCAAGCAGATTCGCGCCCTCGGTCAACCCGGCGACGTACTACTGGCGATCTCCACCAGCGGCAACTCGGCTAACGTGATTCAGGCCATCCAGGCTGCCCACGACCGCGAAATGACCGTGGTAGCCCTTACTGGCCGCGACGGCGGCGGCATGGCCTCATTGTTACTGCCTGAGGACGTAGAGATCCGCGTCCCCGCCAAAGTCACCGCACGCATTCAGGAAGTCCACCTACTGGCCATCCACTGCCTGTGCGACCTGATTGATTGCCAACTGTTTGGGAGTGAAGAATGA
- a CDS encoding YraN family protein, with translation MSERISSQQRGDAAEALARQHLERHGLRLLAQNWRCRLGELDLVMLDVDTVVFVEVRYRSHRAWGGAAESVDARKREKLSRAAQLFLQQESRWATYPCRFDVIAITADSQAPAQLDWIQNAFDT, from the coding sequence TTGAGCGAACGCATCAGCAGCCAACAACGTGGCGATGCTGCCGAAGCCCTGGCCCGACAGCATCTCGAGCGACACGGCCTGCGCCTACTGGCGCAGAACTGGCGCTGCCGACTCGGCGAGCTCGATCTGGTCATGCTCGACGTCGATACAGTAGTATTCGTTGAAGTTCGCTATCGCAGCCATAGAGCCTGGGGCGGTGCAGCGGAAAGCGTGGATGCACGCAAACGTGAGAAACTTAGTCGTGCCGCTCAACTCTTCCTGCAACAAGAATCGCGCTGGGCCACGTACCCATGCCGTTTTGATGTGATTGCCATAACCGCCGACAGCCAAGCCCCCGCGCAACTGGACTGGATTCAAAACGCCTTTGATACCTGA
- a CDS encoding penicillin-binding protein activator — MIACLRPLFALCLVGLLAACASQPSSTLGELPRTPQASIEQLLQQATQSSSEQAASLRLSAADLAYTQKNLARASSILEQVSLESLNPAQQIFASTLRAELDMRGNKPKAALRALSHPSMERLGELSVEQQIRSQMVRASALQATGQNLAAARERAFIAPLLGDTSAVQNNEAIWSLVSSLPLAELQASGDADLDGWLALALATKSAATLEQQQTAIDTWLAQNPQHPAAQQLPQPLVELKKLSSQPLNEIALLLPLDGQLASVARALRDGFLAAHYQAQQAGQNPPNIQIFDSSRIGSMDAFYAQAQAAGVQLVIGPLEKNLVSQLNSREQLPITTLALNYSENSQEGPAQLFQFGLAAEDEAREVARRAWADGMRRAVALVPAGDWGNRVLAAFRQDWQAQGGTLIAAEHVDQPVELARQIAELFQLRESEARGKQLKNTLGNTVAAAPSRRRDVDFIFLAATPQQAQQIKPTLAFQYAGDVPVYATSHLFTGTHNQAQYLDLNGIMFCETPWLLNVNDPLRQQASAQWPQAGTSLGRLYAMGADAFLLAPRLNQLKALPDTQLPGLTGTLSLSATQRIERQLPWAEFRDGQVQPLPDRIN; from the coding sequence ATGATCGCCTGCCTGCGCCCCCTTTTCGCCCTCTGCCTTGTCGGCCTCCTCGCGGCCTGTGCCAGCCAGCCCTCATCAACCCTGGGTGAACTGCCACGCACGCCACAAGCCAGCATCGAACAACTGCTGCAGCAAGCGACGCAGAGCTCGTCGGAACAAGCCGCATCACTGCGCCTGTCGGCTGCCGACTTGGCATACACACAAAAAAACCTCGCCCGCGCCAGCAGCATTCTTGAACAGGTTTCGCTGGAAAGCCTAAACCCAGCCCAGCAAATCTTCGCCAGCACCCTGCGCGCCGAGCTGGACATGCGCGGCAACAAACCCAAAGCCGCCCTGCGCGCCCTCAGCCACCCAAGCATGGAGCGCCTGGGAGAGCTGTCGGTTGAACAGCAGATACGCAGCCAGATGGTGCGCGCCAGCGCCCTGCAGGCCACCGGACAGAACCTGGCCGCCGCCCGCGAACGCGCCTTTATCGCACCGCTACTCGGCGACACCAGCGCCGTGCAGAATAATGAAGCGATCTGGAGCCTGGTTTCCAGCCTGCCACTGGCTGAGCTGCAAGCCAGCGGTGACGCCGACCTCGACGGGTGGCTGGCACTGGCACTCGCCACCAAGAGCGCCGCAACCCTGGAGCAACAGCAGACCGCTATCGACACCTGGCTTGCACAGAACCCACAGCACCCAGCGGCACAACAACTCCCTCAGCCACTGGTCGAGCTGAAAAAACTCTCCAGCCAGCCACTAAACGAGATCGCCCTACTGCTGCCGCTGGATGGTCAACTGGCTAGCGTGGCCCGAGCCCTGCGCGACGGCTTCCTGGCTGCCCACTACCAGGCGCAACAAGCCGGACAGAACCCGCCCAACATCCAGATCTTCGACAGCTCGCGCATCGGCTCCATGGATGCCTTCTACGCCCAGGCCCAGGCCGCCGGCGTGCAACTGGTGATCGGCCCTCTGGAGAAGAACCTGGTCAGCCAACTCAACAGCCGCGAGCAACTGCCCATCACCACCCTCGCCCTGAATTACAGCGAAAACAGCCAGGAAGGCCCGGCCCAGCTGTTCCAGTTCGGCCTAGCCGCCGAGGACGAAGCACGCGAAGTGGCGCGCCGCGCCTGGGCTGACGGCATGCGTCGCGCCGTCGCCCTGGTACCTGCTGGCGACTGGGGCAACCGCGTGCTCGCCGCCTTCCGTCAAGACTGGCAGGCCCAAGGCGGCACGCTGATCGCAGCTGAGCATGTCGACCAGCCGGTTGAGCTGGCGCGACAGATCGCAGAACTGTTCCAACTGCGCGAAAGCGAAGCCCGTGGCAAGCAGCTGAAGAACACCTTAGGCAACACAGTCGCAGCCGCACCTTCGCGCCGCCGCGACGTCGACTTTATCTTCCTCGCGGCAACCCCGCAGCAAGCCCAGCAGATCAAGCCGACCCTGGCCTTCCAGTACGCTGGCGATGTGCCTGTGTACGCCACCTCGCACCTGTTTACCGGCACCCACAACCAGGCGCAGTACCTCGACCTTAACGGCATCATGTTCTGCGAAACACCCTGGCTGCTGAACGTCAACGATCCGCTGCGCCAGCAAGCAAGTGCGCAATGGCCACAAGCAGGCACCAGCCTCGGCCGCCTGTACGCAATGGGCGCCGATGCTTTCCTGCTGGCTCCGCGCCTGAATCAACTGAAAGCCTTGCCGGACACTCAGCTACCAGGCCTTACGGGCACCCTTAGCCTGAGCGCGACGCAACGCATTGAGCGGCAGCTGCCATGGGCCGAGTTCCGTGACGGCCAGGTTCAACCACTGCCCGACCGCATCAATTGA
- the rsmI gene encoding 16S rRNA (cytidine(1402)-2'-O)-methyltransferase — protein sequence MGSLYVVATPIGNLDDISARALNILRSVALVAAEDTRHSARLMQHFGIGTPLAACHEHNERDQGGRFLARLLAGEDVALISDAGTPLISDPGYHLVRQARAAGIAVVPVPGACALIAALSAAGLPSDRFIFEGFLPAKAAGRRARLEQVKEEPRTLIFYEAPHRILECLQDMQAVFGDERPALLARELTKTFETLKGMPLAELAAWVAADSNQQRGECVVLVAGWQAPEGEETVSAEALRVLNLLLAEMPLKRAAALAAEITGVRKNLLYQVALEQQKDL from the coding sequence TTGGGCAGTCTTTATGTGGTTGCCACGCCCATTGGCAACCTGGATGACATCAGTGCGCGCGCGCTGAATATCCTGCGCAGCGTTGCCCTGGTCGCCGCAGAAGACACTCGTCATTCGGCGCGGCTGATGCAGCATTTCGGTATCGGCACGCCGTTGGCGGCGTGTCATGAGCACAATGAGCGTGATCAGGGTGGGCGTTTTCTCGCGCGCCTGCTGGCGGGGGAGGATGTGGCGTTAATCTCCGATGCGGGGACGCCGCTGATTTCCGATCCGGGGTATCACCTGGTGCGCCAGGCTCGCGCGGCCGGCATTGCCGTGGTGCCGGTGCCGGGAGCCTGTGCGCTGATTGCTGCGTTGTCAGCGGCCGGACTGCCCTCTGATCGTTTTATTTTTGAGGGCTTTCTGCCGGCCAAGGCGGCTGGGCGGCGAGCGCGTCTTGAGCAGGTAAAGGAAGAGCCGCGCACGCTGATCTTCTATGAGGCCCCGCATCGCATTCTCGAATGTCTGCAGGATATGCAGGCAGTGTTTGGTGATGAGCGCCCGGCGTTACTGGCGCGTGAGTTGACCAAGACCTTTGAAACACTCAAGGGTATGCCGCTGGCCGAGCTGGCGGCCTGGGTGGCGGCCGACAGTAATCAGCAGCGCGGTGAGTGCGTGGTGCTGGTGGCAGGTTGGCAAGCGCCGGAAGGCGAGGAGACGGTGAGTGCCGAAGCGCTGCGCGTGTTGAATCTGCTGCTGGCGGAAATGCCGCTCAAGCGCGCGGCTGCCCTGGCGGCAGAGATCACTGGGGTGCGTAAGAATCTGCTCTATCAAGTGGCTCTGGAGCAGCAAAAAGACCTTTAA
- the mraZ gene encoding division/cell wall cluster transcriptional repressor MraZ: MFRGANAISLDAKGRLAMPSRYRDELVSRCSGQLIVTIDAIDTCLCVYPLPEWELIEAKLRELASFREENRRLQRMLIGNAVDLELDASGRFLVPPRLREYAKLDKRAMLVGQLNKFQLWDEDAWNAVADADLAAIKQPGALSDDLRDLIL, translated from the coding sequence GTGTTTCGCGGAGCAAATGCCATCAGTCTCGACGCTAAAGGGCGACTCGCGATGCCAAGCCGGTATCGGGATGAGCTTGTGTCGCGCTGTTCCGGCCAGCTTATCGTCACGATTGATGCCATCGACACCTGTCTTTGTGTTTATCCGCTGCCTGAGTGGGAGCTGATTGAGGCCAAGCTCCGTGAACTCGCCTCCTTCCGTGAAGAAAACCGCCGCTTGCAGCGCATGCTGATCGGCAATGCTGTTGACCTTGAGCTGGACGCCAGTGGGCGCTTCCTGGTGCCGCCGCGTTTGCGCGAGTACGCCAAGCTGGATAAGCGCGCAATGCTGGTTGGCCAACTCAATAAATTCCAACTGTGGGATGAAGATGCCTGGAATGCTGTGGCCGATGCCGATTTGGCCGCGATCAAGCAGCCGGGTGCTTTGTCTGACGACCTACGTGATTTGATCCTGTGA